A single Bacillota bacterium DNA region contains:
- a CDS encoding helix-turn-helix domain-containing protein, with amino-acid sequence MCEMLGGISTKTGYRLLKQNKIKHFKIGRSYKIPKLHIFEYLDVVQESNT; translated from the coding sequence ATGTGCGAAATGCTTGGAGGTATCAGCACAAAAACCGGATACCGTCTTTTGAAACAAAATAAAATCAAGCATTTTAAGATAGGCAGATCCTATAAAATTCCGAAGCTCCATATTTTTGAATACTTAGACGTCGTACAGGAATCTAATACATAA
- a CDS encoding sigma-70 family RNA polymerase sigma factor, giving the protein MIRINLRDYYPFYKSDFFVEVTNDISGLFKQLSRKEHADFERRRVYKAYYSLDANDGIEREVVLLVLSPEEIYERKMSKQELYAAINSIPEKQAKRIYAHFFLDMSKAEIARIEGVSKSAVTHSIEQGLKSIEKFLKNNS; this is encoded by the coding sequence ATGATAAGGATCAATTTGCGGGATTACTACCCGTTCTATAAATCTGACTTTTTCGTTGAAGTGACAAATGATATTTCAGGACTATTTAAACAGCTTAGCCGAAAGGAACATGCAGACTTTGAGCGCAGACGTGTCTACAAAGCATACTATTCCCTTGACGCTAACGATGGTATTGAAAGGGAGGTCGTCCTGCTGGTTTTATCGCCGGAAGAAATCTATGAGCGCAAAATGAGTAAGCAGGAGTTGTATGCCGCTATCAACAGCATTCCGGAAAAACAGGCAAAGCGTATCTACGCCCATTTCTTCCTTGACATGAGCAAAGCGGAAATAGCCAGGATTGAAGGCGTGAGCAAATCTGCTGTTACACATTCCATTGAGCAAGGCTTAAAAAGCATAGAAAAATTTTTAAAAAATAATTCTTGA